A segment of the Streptomyces sp. XD-27 genome:
CGCGCTCGCCGGAACGCGTGTCTCCTTCGCGCCCGCCGACGAGCTCCGGGCCGACCTGCTGACCCGTACCGTCGTCCGGTTGTTGCGCTCCCAGGGCGCGCAGGCCGATGTCGCCCCTCAGCCCGAGTTTTCCCGGTCCACGCCCGGGATTCCCCAGCCCGCGCCCAAGATTCCCCAGTCCATGCCCGGGATTTCCCGGTCCACATCCGCGATTTTCCAGTCCGCGCCCGCGATGTCCCGGTCCACGAGCTCCCCGGCCCACGGAAGCGAGCGGCTCCACGTCGTGCCCGTGCCCGCCGGTGCCGGGGACCTCTTCGCGCGGCTCGGGTCCGACGCCGCCCGCTGGGCGCTGCTGCGCCCCGCCGCCCACGACGTGCCCGTGCTCGACCCCGGCACGCTGCTGGCCCAGCGGGAGGCCAACCCGCTCTTCCGCATCCGATACGCCCACGCCCGCACCCGGGCCCTGCTTCGCAACGCCCGCGACCTGGGATTCCAGCCCGAGGCGACCGGCGCGTCGGAGACCGGCACATCGGCTACCGACTCGCCCGATACGCAGAGCCTCCCCGCCCCCTACGCCGACCCCCGCGAGGCCGAGCTCATCGCCCTGCTCGCCGACCACCCCCGCGTCCTCGAAGCCGCGGCCCGGCACCGGGCGCCCGACCGGCTCGCGCGGCACCTCGAAGCCACCGCTGACGCCTTCTTCCGCTGCCACGACGCCTGCCCGCCGCTGCCGCGCGGCGAGCAGAAACCCTCGGCCGCCCACCGTGCCCGGCT
Coding sequences within it:
- the nrtL gene encoding ArgS-related anticodon-binding protein NrtL, which translates into the protein MTPAQLSRTVLHAVRRAVEDGALRVPVPERVQVERARAGGCGDYASSVALKLARPAGLPPRAVAEILQDRVAGLPGIDRVEITGAGFLNFTVARAGHRELVQAVRSAGVRYGHGAALAGTRVSFAPADELRADLLTRTVVRLLRSQGAQADVAPQPEFSRSTPGIPQPAPKIPQSMPGISRSTSAIFQSAPAMSRSTSSPAHGSERLHVVPVPAGAGDLFARLGSDAARWALLRPAAHDVPVLDPGTLLAQREANPLFRIRYAHARTRALLRNARDLGFQPEATGASETGTSATDSPDTQSLPAPYADPREAELIALLADHPRVLEAAARHRAPDRLARHLEATADAFFRCHDACPPLPRGEQKPSAAHRARLALADAAGAVLAGGLSLLGISAPDIL